In one Bacteroidota bacterium genomic region, the following are encoded:
- a CDS encoding GWxTD domain-containing protein — MKKGVFIFVLGMLFSSLGASVTAYFNYGLFNVPKGSPFVETYLTIVGSSIKFKPTNGGFQGSVNVKVSLVKSGQVVVSNNYNLMSPVEKDTVQVSSFIDNQRYPVTNGIYTIEITLSDNNDLSKKSFSSKETFTVNFSASELSCSSIQMLESYSKSTQSGNITKSGYDLIPYCVNYYPKNLNKLQFYFESYNADTVLGVNQPFVYSYYVERKEDLFKPQGCSGFKKQNTAKVNPLLAQIDISKLESGNYYLVIELRDKNNKLQLEKRHYFQRNNPIQLTQEYKNKRSVNEFFGDYNNVDTLKMFVECLWPISSATEKDWGINQAIKKDPDYMKNYIVDFWQKRAGDSLDPLQIWLAYYTQVTIANAEFKCGKQKGYYTDRGRVYLQYGKPDQRVIQPSEPYAYPYEIWQYYRIQDQSNGQFYTNKKFVFVNKNIADDCFQLVHSDMRGEINNPRWQFEISKRRNDPNIDKTKPDPLIGNNAEDFYNNPR; from the coding sequence ATGAAAAAAGGTGTATTTATTTTTGTTTTAGGGATGCTGTTTTCCAGTCTTGGTGCTTCGGTTACTGCCTATTTTAATTATGGACTGTTTAATGTTCCCAAAGGCTCACCGTTTGTAGAAACTTATCTTACCATTGTGGGTTCCTCCATTAAATTTAAACCAACGAATGGTGGTTTTCAGGGCTCTGTTAATGTGAAGGTTTCTCTGGTGAAATCTGGGCAGGTTGTGGTCTCCAATAACTATAATTTGATGAGTCCTGTTGAAAAGGATACAGTGCAGGTTTCGAGTTTCATTGATAATCAACGTTACCCGGTTACAAACGGGATATATACTATTGAAATTACTTTAAGTGATAATAATGATTTGTCAAAAAAGTCATTCAGCTCCAAGGAAACGTTTACGGTTAATTTCTCCGCTTCAGAACTTTCATGTTCATCTATTCAAATGCTGGAATCCTATAGCAAATCAACTCAATCCGGTAACATTACAAAAAGTGGTTATGATTTAATTCCATACTGCGTTAATTATTATCCTAAAAACTTAAATAAGCTACAATTTTATTTCGAATCTTATAATGCCGATACTGTTTTGGGTGTTAATCAGCCATTCGTTTATTCTTATTATGTAGAGCGTAAGGAAGATTTATTTAAGCCTCAGGGTTGTTCCGGATTTAAAAAACAAAATACCGCGAAAGTAAATCCTCTGCTTGCCCAAATCGATATTTCAAAATTGGAATCCGGAAATTATTATCTGGTTATTGAGTTGCGTGACAAGAACAATAAACTTCAACTTGAGAAGCGTCATTATTTTCAACGTAACAATCCTATTCAACTCACACAAGAGTATAAAAACAAACGAAGTGTGAATGAGTTTTTTGGTGATTATAATAATGTTGATACACTAAAAATGTTTGTTGAGTGTTTATGGCCTATTTCTTCCGCTACCGAAAAGGATTGGGGAATTAATCAGGCGATTAAAAAGGATCCGGATTACATGAAAAATTATATCGTTGATTTCTGGCAAAAACGTGCCGGCGACTCACTGGATCCTCTTCAGATTTGGTTGGCGTATTACACGCAAGTAACTATTGCTAATGCTGAGTTTAAATGCGGTAAGCAAAAAGGATATTATACGGATAGAGGCCGTGTGTATTTGCAATATGGGAAACCTGATCAGCGTGTGATTCAGCCGAGCGAGCCCTATGCGTATCCATACGAAATATGGCAGTATTACAGAATTCAGGATCAATCGAACGGACAATTTTATACCAATAAAAAATTTGTATTCGTAAATAAAAACATTGCTGATGATTGCTTTCAGTTAGTGCACAGCGACATGCGTGGCGAGATAAACAATCCACGCTGGCAGTTTGAGATTTCTAAAAGAAGAAACGATCCAAATATTGATAAAACAAAGCCCGACCCACTGATAGGAAATAATGCGGAGGACTTCTATAATAATCCACGTTAA
- a CDS encoding T9SS type A sorting domain-containing protein — protein sequence MKRISKISGLKKWCTIILINISFILNGQTNNILMFVSHEDTYYSEYIVMLRALQAAGYTVDVRSASTMSFSTYMLPSGTDIVATANTLPGSSYSQFTSQFQNLFGSVWNTSWDPTPTNYIGTNGRIQDVVDMSNYDALVVAGGTGILEYRLDGTYNSQGAGPRLISSATVQAAAQKLNDLAVNALINGKPVLGQCHGASLPVFWRVPATSGPGAESLGFSILKNTLAAGYPDAATAPAYATLSVILRPDDKVTVATPHTSLPHNGNGDFKIITSRDWYPQTVAHAARTLLNILQSYPNKTQREQNLNVLILHGGALDSLNCSPGNLANDIPCNYGSTPNFPADYTFIQNLFNGNSAYDNYSLTVNQLNLTGTLPYTPTSSVSIYNYLNQYDVVVFYKHWSTGISNELQNALRTYADNGGGILALHHGLYNHINGANNKNILVNQIFGVESAMATWSGALANYNLFSTNYGHFISTYGIDYNTPLLAPSAWTTNTLFPVANNTFSYLQRFGVYDEIYNNMSFVSGQTFGRGVNQINPIFSNDAVPASQCHTSGFVKLFNPTADASVGRVAFFQTGERRENFMLNTRFGQVVRNAIVWLANGTGNVSTGIESMSSNNLPILLYPNPAKETITIESENLTPDMVIKVYNTTGVLVSEQNIELSNKIINIKTLPQAVYFLTIEKNKTTVYRTKFIKE from the coding sequence ATGAAACGTATATCAAAAATATCTGGTTTAAAGAAATGGTGCACAATAATACTCATAAACATCTCATTTATACTTAATGGGCAAACAAACAATATCCTCATGTTTGTTTCTCATGAAGACACTTATTATTCTGAATACATTGTCATGTTAAGAGCTTTACAAGCCGCCGGTTATACGGTTGATGTGAGAAGTGCATCTACGATGTCGTTCTCAACATACATGTTACCTAGCGGAACTGATATTGTTGCTACAGCCAACACACTACCCGGAAGCAGTTACTCGCAATTCACCTCACAGTTTCAAAATTTATTCGGAAGCGTGTGGAATACCTCCTGGGATCCAACACCAACTAATTACATTGGTACAAATGGTCGTATTCAAGATGTTGTTGACATGAGTAATTATGATGCTTTGGTGGTAGCCGGCGGAACCGGTATACTTGAATACAGATTAGATGGCACTTATAACTCGCAAGGTGCGGGTCCGAGATTAATTTCTTCCGCGACTGTGCAGGCGGCAGCTCAAAAACTTAATGATTTAGCGGTTAATGCACTCATCAATGGAAAACCTGTATTAGGACAATGTCATGGCGCGAGTTTACCAGTATTCTGGAGAGTCCCGGCTACTTCCGGACCGGGTGCCGAAAGTTTAGGTTTCAGTATTTTAAAGAACACACTAGCTGCGGGTTATCCCGATGCAGCAACCGCTCCTGCCTATGCCACCTTAAGCGTTATACTCAGACCCGACGACAAGGTAACGGTTGCCACCCCTCATACATCTTTACCACATAATGGTAATGGTGATTTTAAAATCATCACTTCCCGCGATTGGTATCCTCAAACAGTTGCTCATGCAGCTCGTACCTTACTAAATATATTACAAAGCTATCCCAACAAAACGCAACGCGAACAGAATTTGAATGTATTAATTCTGCATGGTGGCGCATTAGACTCATTAAACTGCTCACCTGGTAATCTCGCTAATGACATTCCATGTAATTACGGGAGTACACCTAATTTTCCTGCTGATTATACCTTTATTCAGAATTTATTTAACGGTAATTCAGCTTACGATAATTACTCTTTAACAGTGAATCAGCTTAATTTAACTGGAACACTACCATACACTCCAACCAGTAGTGTATCTATCTATAATTACTTAAATCAATATGATGTAGTAGTTTTTTATAAACATTGGTCCACAGGTATAAGTAATGAATTGCAAAATGCACTACGTACATATGCTGATAATGGTGGAGGAATACTTGCATTACATCACGGATTATATAATCATATTAATGGCGCTAATAACAAAAACATTTTGGTTAATCAGATTTTTGGAGTTGAGTCTGCTATGGCAACATGGTCGGGTGCATTAGCGAATTACAATTTATTTTCTACCAATTACGGACATTTTATTTCGACTTACGGCATTGATTACAACACGCCCCTTTTAGCGCCAAGTGCATGGACTACTAACACCTTGTTTCCGGTTGCCAATAATACATTTTCATACTTACAGCGTTTTGGTGTTTATGATGAAATTTATAATAATATGAGTTTTGTAAGTGGACAAACATTTGGACGTGGCGTGAATCAAATTAATCCCATTTTTTCAAATGATGCAGTACCGGCCTCACAATGCCATACTTCAGGGTTTGTAAAATTATTTAATCCAACAGCTGATGCATCGGTAGGTCGTGTTGCCTTTTTTCAAACCGGTGAAAGGCGTGAGAATTTCATGTTAAACACCCGATTTGGACAAGTAGTACGAAATGCCATCGTGTGGTTAGCTAATGGAACAGGTAATGTATCAACCGGCATAGAGTCGATGTCATCTAACAATTTGCCAATTTTGTTATATCCTAACCCGGCGAAGGAAACAATAACTATTGAATCTGAAAACCTAACACCCGACATGGTTATAAAAGTATATAACACCACAGGGGTATTAGTTTCTGAACAAAATATAGAACTTTCTAATAAAATCATAAATATTAAGACATTACCCCAAGCTGTTTATTTTCTTACTATTGAAAAAAACAAGACCACTGTTTACAGAACCAAATTCATAAAGGAATAA
- a CDS encoding glycosyltransferase family 2 protein translates to MISKKVAVVILNYNGRKFLETFLPSVTTFSKGFHVVLADNNSSDDSIDFVKKSYPEIEIVKNAINTGFAQGYNDALKHVKAEYYVLLNSDVEVSAGWIENIISLMDARPEIAACQPKILDYNNKHKFEYAGAAGGFIDKYGYPFCRGRVFNHLEEDKGQYNDVTEVFWATGACMFVRADAYWEVGGFDGDYFAHMEEIDLCWRLKNIGYKIYVHPLSTVYHVGGGTLEVSPHKTYLNFRNNLTTLTKNYPGPFLFFKVLFRLKLDGIAAIKFLSDGQPGHLLAVLKAHFSYYAWLPKTLSKRKKMKTHPKFHFNLNHIYTRNVVMEFFVRKKKNYSDLSQSSFLNEQ, encoded by the coding sequence ATGATTAGTAAGAAAGTTGCAGTTGTTATCCTTAATTATAATGGTAGGAAGTTTCTTGAGACGTTTCTCCCGTCTGTAACTACATTTTCTAAAGGCTTTCATGTTGTTTTAGCAGATAATAATTCTTCTGATGATTCAATAGACTTTGTAAAAAAATCGTATCCTGAAATTGAAATTGTCAAGAATGCAATTAACACCGGATTTGCTCAAGGCTACAACGATGCATTAAAGCATGTAAAGGCAGAGTATTATGTATTGTTGAATTCAGATGTAGAAGTAAGTGCAGGTTGGATCGAAAATATTATTTCACTGATGGATGCACGTCCTGAAATTGCAGCCTGCCAGCCCAAAATTTTAGATTATAACAATAAGCATAAGTTTGAATATGCCGGTGCTGCCGGAGGATTTATAGATAAATATGGTTATCCGTTTTGTCGCGGACGTGTGTTTAATCATCTGGAAGAAGATAAAGGCCAGTATAATGATGTAACAGAAGTGTTTTGGGCTACCGGCGCTTGTATGTTTGTTCGTGCCGATGCCTATTGGGAAGTTGGTGGTTTTGACGGTGATTATTTCGCACATATGGAGGAAATTGATTTATGCTGGCGATTAAAAAACATTGGTTATAAAATCTATGTTCATCCATTAAGCACAGTTTATCATGTTGGAGGAGGTACGCTGGAGGTTAGTCCGCATAAAACCTATTTAAATTTCCGTAATAACCTTACCACCTTAACTAAAAATTATCCGGGACCATTTTTGTTTTTCAAAGTTTTATTTCGATTAAAATTGGACGGAATAGCGGCGATAAAATTTTTAAGTGACGGACAGCCCGGACATTTATTAGCGGTATTAAAAGCGCATTTTTCGTATTATGCCTGGTTACCTAAAACATTATCCAAGCGTAAGAAAATGAAAACACATCCTAAGTTTCATTTTAACTTAAATCACATTTATACGCGTAATGTGGTGATGGAGTTCTTTGTAAGAAAAAAGAAAAACTATTCTGATTTAAGCCAGTCTTCGTTTTTGAACGAGCAGTAA
- a CDS encoding sodium:solute symporter, giving the protein MSPILIISFIVFYFLFLMGIAWYTSRKSTADAYFLGNKASPWYVVAFGMIGDSLSGVTYISVPGKVGTAHFSYLQLVIGYFVGYFIISHVLLPIYYKLNLTSIYEYLKERFGRYTQKTGALFFILSRILGAAGRLYLAAGVIQLFVFDRFETVHIPFWVSVSVILALMLLYTYKGGIKTLVWTDSFQSFFLVLGVVLSIVAIVNTLDISFGEAISRVVSSEYTETFFWDWKKSNFFFKEFFGGVFIAVAMTGLDQNMMQKNLSCKSLKEAQKNIFWFSIIMVIVTVIFLSLGALLYIYYKSTGTALPINAETGKVLSDKVFPNLALNHLGIFAGLVFIIGLTAATFSSADSVLTTLTTSFYIDILEYDKNEKLSEKQKTKHRTIIHILFAVTLWAVILLFDALNQKAIIDTVLMVAGYTYGPLLGLFALGLFSKVKLNDVFVPFVCILAPILTYLLSNTYKSMLGDYQIGNELILINAFVTIALLLLVQKRRLA; this is encoded by the coding sequence ATGTCACCAATCCTTATCATATCCTTTATTGTTTTTTACTTTCTGTTTTTAATGGGTATTGCCTGGTACACCTCACGTAAAAGTACCGCCGATGCTTATTTTTTAGGCAACAAAGCTTCCCCTTGGTATGTGGTTGCATTTGGAATGATTGGCGATTCGCTTAGCGGAGTTACTTATATTTCTGTACCCGGTAAAGTTGGCACCGCTCATTTCTCCTATTTGCAATTAGTGATTGGTTATTTTGTAGGTTACTTTATTATTTCGCACGTTCTGTTACCGATTTATTACAAACTCAATCTCACTTCCATCTATGAGTATTTGAAAGAACGTTTCGGGAGATACACACAAAAAACCGGCGCTTTGTTTTTCATTTTATCGAGAATCTTAGGTGCGGCAGGTCGACTTTATTTAGCTGCCGGTGTTATTCAGCTCTTTGTTTTCGATCGGTTTGAAACGGTTCATATTCCTTTTTGGGTGAGTGTTTCTGTGATCTTAGCTTTAATGCTTTTGTATACTTATAAAGGTGGAATTAAAACGCTGGTTTGGACCGATTCCTTTCAGTCTTTCTTTTTGGTATTGGGAGTTGTTCTTTCAATAGTGGCCATTGTAAACACTTTAGATATTTCATTTGGAGAAGCTATTAGCAGAGTTGTTTCATCCGAATACACAGAAACTTTCTTCTGGGATTGGAAAAAATCAAATTTCTTCTTTAAAGAATTTTTTGGCGGTGTTTTCATTGCGGTGGCCATGACGGGACTTGATCAAAATATGATGCAGAAAAACTTAAGCTGCAAGTCTCTAAAAGAAGCTCAAAAAAATATTTTCTGGTTTAGTATTATTATGGTGATTGTTACCGTAATATTCCTTTCATTAGGTGCGCTCCTTTACATTTATTACAAAAGTACAGGAACAGCTCTTCCAATAAATGCTGAAACAGGAAAAGTATTAAGTGATAAAGTGTTCCCTAATCTGGCTTTAAATCATTTAGGCATTTTTGCAGGATTGGTTTTCATCATCGGATTAACAGCAGCCACTTTTTCGAGTGCCGATAGTGTTTTAACCACCTTAACCACTTCTTTCTATATCGATATTTTAGAATACGATAAAAACGAAAAGCTGAGTGAAAAACAAAAAACGAAACACCGCACTATTATTCATATTTTATTTGCAGTTACTTTATGGGCTGTTATTTTATTATTCGACGCGCTCAATCAAAAAGCGATTATTGATACTGTTTTAATGGTGGCAGGATATACATACGGTCCATTATTAGGATTGTTTGCTTTGGGATTATTCAGTAAAGTAAAACTGAATGATGTTTTTGTGCCTTTTGTTTGTATTCTCGCTCCTATACTCACTTATTTATTAAGCAATACCTACAAATCAATGTTAGGCGATTATCAAATAGGAAATGAGTTGATTTTAATTAATGCTTTTGTGACAATTGCATTATTACTGCTCGTTCAAAAACGAAGACTGGCTTAA
- a CDS encoding recombinase family protein: MYTRVSGKGQFDKNESLETQRKSIEEYAKRNNLTIVSAFGDTYESAKTDARKEFQRMLSFVNTSKGKISTILVYKMTRFSRTGGKAISIADELREKHGVHIKAVTEPIDTSNPNGVLFHDMQLLFGRWDNEQRKQVAMAGMKAKFEKGIWVVKPPQGYDIVRTNGERKIVVNADGKKIKKAWEWKLMGMKNEEIILKLQAIGVKMYKQQLHKIFINPFYCGLVSHGMLNGKVVEGVHEKMISKETFMKVNEVISSSTKFGVPHKSEDVNIPLKVFIKCSDCNQPFTGYIVKKKNLYYYKCRTNGCKCNKSAKEMHRLFSEELEKYEVKPDLSEAIKIELESTYHELNKDSVEKEAILKARIVELTKDIETLEEKHFIKEEMPKETYDRFRVKYTKEFDKIRKEMATCGISISNLKEMINEAVILCRNLRQLWQDGGIALKEGLQNLLFPSGLVYDKKNGAFRTSEINFIIAQIARHTGDFAIIKKGLSSLFEPKSLSAEKEGFEPPEV; this comes from the coding sequence ATGTACACAAGGGTTTCGGGCAAAGGGCAATTTGATAAAAACGAGTCTTTGGAAACTCAACGCAAATCGATTGAGGAATATGCTAAGAGAAATAATCTAACAATTGTTTCAGCGTTTGGTGATACTTATGAAAGTGCTAAAACGGATGCGAGGAAAGAGTTTCAGCGAATGCTGAGTTTTGTAAATACAAGCAAAGGGAAAATTAGCACTATCTTGGTTTACAAAATGACTCGCTTTAGCAGAACAGGAGGTAAAGCTATTTCCATTGCTGATGAACTGAGAGAAAAGCATGGAGTTCATATTAAAGCTGTAACAGAACCAATCGACACATCTAATCCAAACGGAGTTCTGTTTCATGATATGCAATTGTTATTCGGGCGTTGGGATAACGAACAACGAAAGCAAGTGGCAATGGCAGGAATGAAAGCCAAATTTGAAAAAGGAATTTGGGTTGTGAAACCACCGCAGGGTTATGATATTGTGAGAACAAACGGAGAAAGAAAAATTGTAGTGAATGCGGATGGTAAGAAAATTAAAAAAGCGTGGGAATGGAAACTAATGGGTATGAAGAATGAAGAAATTATTTTGAAGCTTCAGGCTATCGGAGTGAAAATGTACAAACAGCAATTGCATAAGATTTTCATCAACCCATTTTATTGCGGATTAGTATCACACGGAATGTTGAATGGAAAAGTAGTTGAGGGAGTGCATGAAAAAATGATCTCTAAGGAAACCTTTATGAAAGTGAATGAAGTCATTTCATCTTCAACTAAATTCGGAGTACCACACAAATCAGAAGATGTAAATATTCCACTTAAGGTTTTCATTAAATGCTCGGATTGTAATCAGCCATTTACAGGCTACATTGTAAAGAAGAAGAACTTGTACTACTACAAATGCAGAACAAACGGCTGTAAGTGCAATAAAAGCGCAAAAGAAATGCATCGTTTGTTTTCAGAGGAACTTGAGAAATATGAAGTAAAGCCTGATCTGAGCGAAGCAATCAAAATTGAATTGGAAAGCACCTACCATGAACTGAATAAAGACTCCGTTGAAAAGGAAGCGATCCTTAAGGCGAGAATTGTCGAACTAACCAAGGATATTGAAACCCTTGAAGAGAAGCACTTCATAAAAGAGGAGATGCCCAAGGAAACCTACGACCGTTTTAGGGTAAAATACACTAAGGAATTTGATAAAATCCGAAAGGAAATGGCGACTTGTGGGATTTCCATTTCGAACCTCAAAGAAATGATAAATGAAGCTGTAATTCTATGCCGAAACCTGCGCCAACTGTGGCAAGATGGCGGTATAGCATTAAAGGAGGGATTGCAAAATTTACTCTTCCCGTCCGGTTTGGTATATGACAAGAAAAACGGGGCATTTCGAACCTCTGAAATCAACTTTATAATTGCACAAATCGCCCGACACACGGGCGATTTTGCTATAATAAAAAAGGGACTTAGTTCTCTTTTTGAGCCTAAGTCCCTTTCAGCGGAGAAGGAGGGATTCGAACCCCCGGAGGTATGA